The segment AGGATTGTCAAGGCGGTACAGCCCGATGCGTCCAAGCTAGTTAGTTGACTTCTAGAGCAGTAGAGCTCTGCCAAAGCGGTACATCCCGAAAGATTTAAGCTAGTCAGCTGCCCCCAACCACAACTCAGCTTGGTCAAGGCAGTACAGCCCGATACGTCTAAGCTAGTCAAGTTGCCTTCGCTCCAAGTAAACTCCGTTAGCGACGTGCAATTGGAGAGATTTAGACTTGTTAGCGGATTCCTAGTGCAGTCCAGCTTGGTCAAAGCCGTACAGCCCGAGAGATCTAGGCTGGTCAGTTGATTGCTAGAGCATTTAAGCTCCGTCAGTGCGGTACAGGCCGACACATTCAAGCAAGTTAGCTTACCACTGGTCACAGACAACTTCTTTAACGATCTACAGTTAGAGAGATCTACACTTACCAGCGGATTTCTAGTGCAGTCAAGCCATGTCAAGGCCGTACAGCCTGACACGTTCAAGGTGGTTAGCTGATTACTATTGCAGGCAAGCCCTGTCAAGGTGGTACAGCCTGACACGTTCAAGGTGGTTAGCTGATTGCTTTGGCAGGCAAGCGTTGTCAAGGAGGGACAGCTTGACACGTCCATGCTGGTCAACTGATTATAATTGCAGTTAAGCGTTGTCAAGGAGAGACAGCTTGACACATCCAAGCTGGTCAACTGATTGGTTTCGCAATTGAGCGTTGTCAAGGAAGGCACGTTTGACAAGTCTAGGCTAGTTAGCTGATTCCACTGGCACTCAAGCTTTATCAAGGCTGTACAGCCCGAGACGTTCAAGCTGGTCAGCTCATTCAGGAAACATCCGAGCTCTGTCAAAGCGGTAGAACCCGATACATCCAAGCTAGTCAGTGGGTTTTTCTGGCAGTGAATAGTGGTCAAAGAGGTACAGCCCGACAGCTTCAAGCTGTCCAACTTATTGAAGGCGCAGTCAAGCGTAGTCACATCGCCTCTTATGACGACCGTCTGGCTAGTGAGTGTATAGGATCTCTTAAACTCGTCTATCCGAGGAGCCTCTTGAACTCCCTCGATGGTGACATTACCTTTTGCCTCAATGCCCAGTCCGATTTTCTCTCCGACAGCTTTGGAGGTGGTTAAGGTGATAACACCTTCGGCGAGGAGGGAGCTGCTCGCGAGGAGTGTGCCGAGAAAGGCGAAGATCCAGATACGAAGCTGTTTGCCCATAGTGTAGCTAGAGATTAGAGGTTAGAGGTTAGAAGTGGGGGAAGCTGTGAGGGCTCTGCCGTGCGAAGTTATACCTTTATTGGGAATTAAGCAAGAGATGGGGAGTTAGAGGTTAGAGATTAGACGAGTAACTGGTGTAGGGCCGCTCGGTCGAGCGTCCGTCCCCGTTAAAACCCTGACGCCGTTTTGCTTTGACACAACGGACGCCCTCCCACTAGACACTTCCGTGCATCCCTACGGGTTACTTGTCTCGCTTTGACACAACAAATGCACGACCATGCGTCCATACAAAGGGATACTCGTCTCGTGAACCCTTATAAATCGTTACACGTCCTCTCTAATCTCTAACCTCTAATCTCTAAAAAAGGGCTAACCGCTAGTTGGTTCGCCCCTTTTTTGATTCTAGTGCCTTACCACCACTCGGTAAGTCTCGCCCGCTACACAGACTAGGTAAACCCCGTCCGCATAGGGCGTCAAGTCAATCTGTAGCGAGCCACGACTATCCGCACGACCCGCATAGAGCCGCTCGCCCGTCATGCTGTGCAGCGTTACCTCGCTGGCAGGTGCTACACCCTCCACGATGACATAGTCAGTCGCTGGATTCGGGTAGAGCTTCACCTGCTGCTTGACGGCCCTCTCCACGCCTGTGTGATCCTCAAAGGTCGCCTTGATAGTCACATTGTTCGTCACGACCACCTTCATCGTAGTAAGGATGTCCACACCATTGGCTGTGAGTGCCGTCAGCTTATAGCCCTCATCAGGGGTGGCTTCTATGGTCAGCTCGGTACCGTATGCGACTATATTAAGGTCGCTAGTGCCCGTGATCGTAACGGTACCTCCACGAGTTGACTCATCAGTTACAACAAAAGTAGGTTTGTCTGCTCCTGCATAGTCGTACCATATGTCGTAATAACGGCCACGCTTAAACTGAGTCTTCCAACCTTTAGCTTTGGCGGTCGCTACATGATCCGAGAGACAGACGTTTCCTTCACGCTTACTCGTCTCATTAAACACTCTAAAGAGTCCCACGCCTTTACCTTGTAAGTCAGGCAAGCTATTGACCAGCTTAGTCATCTCACGCTCCTTAATCTGATTGATATCGCAAATCAGGGAGTCAATGCGAGGACAGCCTGATAGATCTATTTCTCTCAGGAGGTTGTCACTGCAGTTAAGAGTTGTCAAGGCAGTACAGCCCGACATGTCCAGGCGGTCCACATAATTCATGCTACAGTCCAGCTTGGTCAGGGAGGTACAGCCCGAGAGCTTGAGGCTGGTCAGCCTATTGTTGTTGCACGCAAGTGTCGTCAGGGAGGCACAGCCCGAGACATCCAGGCTGGTCAGTTGATCGTTGTTGCACGCAAGTGTCGTCAGGGAGGTACAGTCCGAGACATCCAAGCTGGTCAATCTTTTAAGTTTCCAGGAGAACTCCTTGAGCGATCTACAGTTAGAGAGATTTATACTCGTCAGCGGATTCTTATTGCAGAGAAGGATTGTCAAGGCGATACAGCCCGACGCATCCAAGTTGGTTAACTGATTAAATTCGCAGTTTAGCGTTGTCAAGGAAGGCGTATTTGACAAGCCCAGGCTGGTTAGCTTATTCCTCTGACACTCAAGCTTCTTCAAGGCAGTACAGCCCGACACGTCTAAGCTAGTCAAGTTGCCTTCGCGCCAAGTAAACTCCGTTAGCGATCTACAATTAGAGAGGTTTATACTTGTTAGCGGATTTCTAGTGCAGTCCAGCTTGGTCAGAGCGGTACAGCCCGAAAGATCTAGGCTGGTCAGTTGATTGTCATCGCATGCAAGCCTTGTCAGTGCGGTACAGCCCGACACTTTCAAGCTAGTTAGCTTGCCATTACTCACGACAGCTCCCTTTAGCGATCTACAATTAGAGAAATCTACACTTATCAGCGGATTATCCCAGCACGTAAGTGCTCTCAAGGCGGTACAGCCTGACAAGTTCAAGGTGGTCAGCCTGTTGCTAGAGCAGTCAAGCGTTGTCAAGGCGGTACAGCCTGACACATTTAAGCTGGTCAATCGATTTACAGAGCATATAAGATCTGCCAAGGCGGTACAGCTCGACACATCCAAGCTAGTTAACTGATTGAATTCGAAGTTGAGCGTTGTCAAGGAAGGCTTGTCTGACAAGTCCAGGCTAGTTAGCTGATTCCACTGGCACTCAAGCTTCTTCAAGGCAGTACAGCCCGACATCTTCAAGCTGGTCAAGTGAGTCCCAGAGCATATAAGCTCTGTCAAGGCGGTACAGCCCGAGACGTCCAAGCTATCCAGTAGGTTTTGCTGGCAATGAATTGTAGTCAAAGAGGTACAACCCGACACCTCCAAATTGGTCACTATATTGTAAGAGCAGTCAATCGCAGTCACATCGCCTCGGATGGTCACCGTATGGCCAGTGAGGGTATAGGGTTTCCTTAATTCGTCTAGCCTAGGAGCCTCTTGAACCCCTTCTATGGTAATATCGCCATTTGCCTGAATGGTCAGATAGATTGTCTCGCCGGATGATTGAGTCGTGGTTAGGGTGATGACCCCTTCGGCGAGGAGGGAGCTGGAAGCGAGGAGCGTGCTGAGGAGGACGAAGAGCCAGATGCGTAGTTGCTTGCTCATAGTGTAGCTAGAGATTAGAGGTTAGTGTTTCGTTGTAGCGTGGTGGGGAGCTGTGATGGCTCTGCCGAATGAATGATGTTTTCTGCGAAGTTATACCTTTATTAGGAATTGAGCAAGAGATGGGGAGTTAGAGATTAGAGGTTAGAGATTAGAAGCTAGAAGTTAGAAAGCTAATCGATAGACGTCTTGTCGTTCGGGGACATCTTCGATAATCACGCACAATATTCACGTGGAGAATTGCGAATCTCCACGTGGAAAAGAAAAATTCTCCACGTGGGCGAGAAATGAAACTTCGGAGGAATCAAATGATAAGTCCGAAGAATTTTTTCGCGCCTACGTAGAGAATAAAAAATAGCCACGTGGAGATTTGAGAATTTCCACGTAGCTATCGTTCTAAAGCCCTTCGAATATAAAGTGTATGGTCCGATGTAGGACTACACGTGGTGACGTATGGCTGACTTATGGTGAGATTTGCGACATCGAGGGGAGTAGCAGGAAGTGTGTATTACGAGCCGTTTTTAGTAAGTTTGTCACGGCAAAGAAACAATCCACCCAATTATAGTATGACGCAGGAAGTGACTTTTGGCGAGCGCAGCGAGGTAAGAGACTACACGCTAGAGGTGTGTACAGCAAGTATGCGAAGTGTGCAGGCCGCTGTGGCGGGAGGTGCTAAGCGTATAGAGCTATGCTCAGCACTATCCGTGGGGGGACTAACGCCTTCCCTAGGACTCCTCAGAGAGGTGCGCACCCTCTATCCCGAGCTTCGCATCCATGTCTTGATTCGCCCGCGGGAGGGAGACTTCGTCTACTCCGAGGAGGAGCTACGCGTCATGGAGCGAGACATCGAGGCGGCACTACCCTACGCTGATGCTATCGTCAGTGGCGCTATGACCCCCGCTGGCACAGTAGATGTGGTCGCTACGAGACGGCTCTTGGAGCGATCTCAGGGCGTCTCCTTTACGTTTCATCGGGCGTTTGATGAGTCGCAGAGTCCGCTAGAGGATATGGAGAGGATCTGCGCACTAGGCTGCACCCGTATCCTCACCTCTGGTACTCGGGAGACTGCCGAACTGGGTATACCGATCATTCGTCAGCTCATCGAGCGAGCTACAGGCGCGATTACCATACTCCCCGGGGGCGGTGTGACGGCGAGCAACATCAAGCGCATACTCACCGAGACAGGCGCTCAGGAGATACATGGCTCGGCCTCTCTACGTCTACCAGATGGTCGGCAGGAGACTGACGCAGATATCGTTCGCGACTTCCTAAAGGCTATTCACTAAACACTTATCTTTGCACAGCAAACACAACTCTCTATCTAAATCTTATGACACGAAAAGCTCTCCTTTACCTCATCACAGTGATGCTCCTAAGCGGATCACTAGCTCTAGCGCAAACGAAACCAACCGCTACCCCAACGAGTAGCGATCAGGTCGAGCAGTACCTAGACTTCCTCTATCAATACTTACCCCTACCCGACCGGTGTGACTATAGCAGAGCATTTTACGAGCACAATGTGCGACTCTCACTACAGACTCGCCAGGAGATGCCGTGGGGCAAGCGGATACCCGAGCGGGAGTTCAGACACTTCGTCCTACCGATCAGGGTGAATAATGAGAACCTAGACAATAGCCGAGAGGTTTTCTACAAGGAGCTCAAGAATCGTGTCAACGGCATGCCTATGTATGACGCCGTGCTGGAGGTCAATCACTGGTGCCACGAGAAGGTCACCTACCGCCCCACTGATGCCCGCACCAGTAGCCCGCTAGCAACGGTGCGTACAGCCTACGGACGGTGTGGCGAGGAGAGCACACTGCTCGTCGCGGCGCTCCGCTCTGTGGGTATCCCCGCCAGACAGGTCTACACGCCTCGCTGGGCGCATACGGACGACAATCATGCGTGGGTCGAGGCGTGGGTCGATGGCCAGTGGTACTTCTTAGGAGCGTGTGAACCTGAGCCCGTACTCAACCTAGGGTGGTTCAACGAGAGTGCTTCGCGTGGTATGCTCATGCACACCAAAGTGTTTGGAGCGTACGACGGACCCGAAGAGGTGATCCTCCAGACACCCTTCTTCACAGAGATTAATGTGATCGACCACTATGCCCCCAGCTCCGACCTCACCATCGAGGTGAAGACGCCCACTGGCGAGCCTGTAGCTAATGCGCGAGTAGACTTCAAGCTGTACAACTATGCAGAGTTTTACACCGTAGCCTCTAAGTTTACCGACGCCTTGGGCAGAGCCAAGCTCACGGCTGGGCGCGGGGATATGATGGTATGGGTCGAAAAAGGCGAAGACATAGCCTTGAAGAAAGTCACCTTCGGTGCCAAGCCCGTGGAGACCGTGATCCTATCGTCCGAGAGCCTGCCGAAGATTCTTGACGAGACCCTTACACCGCCTAGCATATCAGGCTCCCTGCCTCCAGTCTCCGAAGAGATGCGACGCATCAACAACGAGCGCCTAGCTTACGAGGATAGCATCCGGCAAGCCTACGAAGCGACGATGGTCGATGAGTCACGAGGCAACTATGTGACCATTCAGCAGTTTATGAAGCAAGCGAACAACAAAGAGATGGCCCAGAAGCTCCTCTCCGTCCTAACGAAGAAAGATCTGCGAGACATCTCCCTCGAAGTCCTACAAGACAGTGAGACCGCCGAGACCAATCAGTCAGAGATCTACTGCAAGTACGTCCTCAATCCCCGCGTAGAGCTAGAGTGGCTCACACCATACAAGCACTTCCTCCGTGAGCAGCTGGCAGCTCTCCGCTCACCACAAGAGCTGATCGACTGGACGCTCGCCAACGTTAAGCTAGTAACGGACCAGAACCCGCAACGCCTGAGGATGCAGCCGATGAGCGTCTACCGCGAGCGACAGGCAGATGATCTGGGCAGAAATATCTTCTTCGTAGCGGCTGCTCGTAGTCTCGGATGGCCTGCACGCATCAATGAGATCAATGGCAAGCTACAATATTACACAGACGATCACTGGGTCGACGTCCTCTGGCACGACCAAGCCAGCCCCATAGCCACCGCCCCTCAGGGCACACTCCAATTAAGCTATACCCCTTCGAAGTATATTAGCGATCCTAAGTACTATGCGCACTTTACCATCAGTCGCATCGTCGATGGCAAGACCTCGCTGCTGACCTTCGACGAGGAGGCTACCTGGAGTCGTGACTTTGCCAAGGGCATCAAGCTAGACGAGGGTCGGTATCTACTGACCACCGGCACACGTATGGCCAGCGGTGCCGTGCTGACGCATAGCGAAGTCTTTGAGATCAAGCGTGGGGAGACCACTACCATACAGCTCACCATGCGAGAGAGCAATGAGGGGGTACAGGTCATCGGCAGCTTTAATGCGGAGAACCTCTACTACGACCTCGCCACACAGACCACCAAGAGCCTCATCTCAACCACCGGACGTGGCTACTACATCTTAGGCTTGATCGCTCCAAATCACGAGCCGAGCAATCATACGCTACGAGACATCGCCATCTACAAGTCCGCTCTCGAGGAGTGGGGCCAGTCTGTCGTACTACTCTTTGAGAGCCAAGACGCCGCCACACGATTTATCGACGAAGGCTTCGATCTACCCGCTCAGGTGGTTTGGGGCATAGACTCAGAGGGCGCTATACTCAAGGAGATTCGCGAGGAGATGAAGCTCACGTCTAGTTCGCTACCCATCTTCCTCATCTGCGACACATTCAATCGAGTCGTCTACATCCAGCAGGGCTACACCATCAACATCGGTGAGCATCTCGTGAAGGTACTCAAGCAACTGTAGTAGCGCCGCGCAACACGAGTAGCGATTTGTAGGGACGCACGGCTCGTGCGTCCGTCCCCGTTAAAACCACGGCGCTGTAACCTTTGACACAACGGATTACACGTGTCGCTTGGACACAACGGACGCCCCTCACGCCCGTACACGACTCCCCGCCGTGCTGCTCGAAACGAACAGGGCTCGGACACACCACTCGGTGCGTCCGAGCCCTGTGTTTATGTTTTAATATCCACTTCGCTTGATCTTTAGCTCAGGTGAATACTCTTTATCTATGTCGCTCTCAAAGTGACGATTTAGGGAATCGGCTATTGTCTTTGCGATAGCTATACGCCTCGAGTCCCACAGGCAGGCACTCCACGCGATACGCAGGACTATGTTATTGCGAGATCCTCGTCCCTCACTAAAGTGGCGAGCGAAGAGTCGTGGAGAGCTCAAGTTGTGATACCTCTGATGATCTGAAGTCATCTCAAAGCGCTGCTCTAACTCAGCTGTCAAGTCTTGGTAAAAGGCTTGATACGCTTCCATATCCTGCACGATTAGATTGTTTCCCGTAAAGCTCTCATCGCCCTTAACTCCTCCTGCAGAGAAGTGGAAGATGGTCGGATAACTCGGCTCGTTGGCTCCGCTAGCTACAAGTGGGGTTAAGGTCCAGCTACCAGGACGTGAAGTGAGCACCTCTAGGTCCTCCATATATTGAGCTAGATTGGGCTCGACTTGACGATCATCAAAGGAGTAGTAGGACTTATACGGTCTCATCTCTCCTAATTCGCGACTGATGTAATTAAATCCCCCGATCATAGCAAGGTAGTATGAGAAGTTGCCGATTGCGGCATCAGCTAGACTAGATGGAGATATGATCGTCACCTTAGATCCCCTGTCTATATAGTAGCCGTAAGGCTTATTGACTATAAAATGCTCTACAGCAAGCTTGTCCTGTGGTCGCTCATCGATGGTCTGAGTGGTCGCAAGGTTGATCAGACGAAAATCATATGCCTCGTCCACTACATCTAATATATCTCCCACCTTGAGACCTATGCGAGCTTGTAGATCACATATAGAGAGATGCTGAGGTACAATCTGAAAACCTGTCGGGCGGTCTAGCTTTCGCTCGAAAGCTCTATGTAGCTTCTCCTTGTTCTTTCTAATAGTTTCTTTGTGAGCTTCCTCTTCGAGTGTCTCCGAAAAGCCCGCTCCGACCAAACCTGCCGGTATAGCAAAGAGAGCGATGCCAAGGATCCCTACGGCAAAGGCGACGACTTGCCCCACGGGAGTTACTGGCGGGGTCTCGGCAAACTGACCTGGATCACCTATGTACTGTGCAAAAGCCCACAACACGGAAGTCATACCATTATCAAAGGTTTCGGGCTGTGCCTCATGCTCATAGAAGAAGAGAACGAACGATAGCATCAAAGTCACGACTAGGAGCACCTGTAGTGAGATGAGTATCTCTTTGGACTTTGAGGTGATCGCCTGCTGTAAGAGACGGAACGATCGCATATAGCGAAAGATCCTCAAGACACGTACTACACGTAGAGACTTGAGTACCTGATAGGGCAGCGGGAAGACGAATGCAAGATAGAAGGTATAGGTAGAGAGTATATCTATCATACCGTAGAAGGTGAGACAGTAACGCACCCTACCCCAAAAACCTTTGTATTTGGGGCTAAGCACATCAGCGGTCCAAATACGTAGAGACACCTCTATCGTAAATATGATGACAGTGACAATGTCTATCACATGGAGTACACGCTCACAGCCCTCGGATATGTCAAAGGTGGATATGAAAACCGAGAGCGTACTCAGGACAATCAGTCCGACGATGGTGTAATCGACATAATTACCCCACTGCTTGGTATCAAGGTTTGTATCAAAGACCCGACCGAGCTGATGCTTAAATTGCTTGATGCGTTCCACAGGTTCGTTCGATTATGGCTACGATAGCCCGCACCATATCGTCTAGAGGCATCGTAGGCTTTTCAGGCTTAGCAGAGGGCTGACCCTCATAATATGGGAGGTGTACAAATAGGACTTGAGTGGACGGTCTGCTCTGAGCGACCGAGAGAGCCTCGTAGTAGAGGCGGTTGCAGACGTAGAGTCCAGAAGAGTTGGAGAT is part of the Porphyromonas asaccharolytica DSM 20707 genome and harbors:
- a CDS encoding InlB B-repeat-containing protein, which gives rise to MGKQLRIWIFAFLGTLLASSSLLAEGVITLTTSKAVGEKIGLGIEAKGNVTIEGVQEAPRIDEFKRSYTLTSQTVVIRGDVTTLDCAFNKLDSLKLSGCTSLTTIHCQKNPLTSLDVSGSTALTELGCFLNELTSLNVSGCTALIKLECQWNQLTSLDLSNVPSLTTLNCETNQLTSLDVSSCLSLTTLNCNYNQLTSMDVSSCPSLTTLACQSNQLTTLNVSGCTTLTGLACNSNQLTTLNVSGCTALTWLDCTRNPLVSVDLSNCRSLKKLSVTSGKLTCLNVSACTALTELKCSSNQLTSLDLSGCTALTKLDCTRNPLTSLNLSNCTSLTEFTWSEGNLTSLDVSGCTALTKLSCGWGQLTSLNLSGCTALAELYCSRSQLTSLDASGCTALTILHCNVNPLTSINLSNCRSLKEFEWKLERLTSLDVSGCTSLTTLECNNNMLTSLKVSGCTSLTKLNCSINYVDSLDLSGCTSLTELNSSRNQLTSLDLSDQKGLTTLNCSDNLLREIDLSGCPRIDSLICDINQIKEREMTKLVNSLPDLQGKGVGLFRVFNETSKREGNVCLSDHVATAKAKGWKTQFKRGRYYDIWYDYAGADKPTFVVTDESTRGGTVTITGTSDLNIVAYGTELTIEASPDEGYKLTALTANGVDILATMKVVVTNNVTIKATFVDHTGVERTVTQQVKLYPNPATYYVIVEGVAPASEVTLRSMTGERLYAGRADSRGSLQIDLTPYADGGYLVCVAGETYRVVVRH
- a CDS encoding InlB B-repeat-containing protein, giving the protein MSKQLRIWLFVLLSTLLASSSLLAEGVITLTTTQSSGETIYLTIQANGDITIEGVQEAPRLDELRKPYTLTGHTVTIRGDVTAIDCSYNIVTNLEVSGCTSLTTIHCQQNLLDSLDVSGCTALTELICSGTHLTSLKMSGCTALKKLECQWNQLTSLDLSDKPSLTTLNFEFNQLTSLDVSSCTALADLICSVNRLTSLNVSGCTALTTLDCSSNRLTTLNLSGCTALRALTCWDNPLISVDFSNCRSLKGAVVSNGKLTSLKVSGCTALTRLACDDNQLTSLDLSGCTALTKLDCTRNPLTSINLSNCRSLTEFTWREGNLTSLDVSGCTALKKLECQRNKLTSLGLSNTPSLTTLNCEFNQLTNLDASGCIALTILLCNKNPLTSINLSNCRSLKEFSWKLKRLTSLDVSDCTSLTTLACNNDQLTSLDVSGCASLTTLACNNNRLTSLKLSGCTSLTKLDCSMNYVDRLDMSGCTALTTLNCSDNLLREIDLSGCPRIDSLICDINQIKEREMTKLVNSLPDLQGKGVGLFRVFNETSKREGNVCLSDHVATAKAKGWKTQFKRGRYYDIWYDYAGADKPTFVVTDESTRGGTVTITGTSDLNIVAYGTELTIEATPDEGYKLTALTANGVDILTTMKVVVTNNVTIKATFEDHTGVERAVKQQVKLYPNPATDYVIVEGVAPASEVTLHSMTGERLYAGRADSRGSLQIDLTPYADGVYLVCVAGETYRVVVRH
- a CDS encoding copper homeostasis protein CutC, whose product is MTQEVTFGERSEVRDYTLEVCTASMRSVQAAVAGGAKRIELCSALSVGGLTPSLGLLREVRTLYPELRIHVLIRPREGDFVYSEEELRVMERDIEAALPYADAIVSGAMTPAGTVDVVATRRLLERSQGVSFTFHRAFDESQSPLEDMERICALGCTRILTSGTRETAELGIPIIRQLIERATGAITILPGGGVTASNIKRILTETGAQEIHGSASLRLPDGRQETDADIVRDFLKAIH
- a CDS encoding transglutaminase domain-containing protein, whose protein sequence is MTRKALLYLITVMLLSGSLALAQTKPTATPTSSDQVEQYLDFLYQYLPLPDRCDYSRAFYEHNVRLSLQTRQEMPWGKRIPEREFRHFVLPIRVNNENLDNSREVFYKELKNRVNGMPMYDAVLEVNHWCHEKVTYRPTDARTSSPLATVRTAYGRCGEESTLLVAALRSVGIPARQVYTPRWAHTDDNHAWVEAWVDGQWYFLGACEPEPVLNLGWFNESASRGMLMHTKVFGAYDGPEEVILQTPFFTEINVIDHYAPSSDLTIEVKTPTGEPVANARVDFKLYNYAEFYTVASKFTDALGRAKLTAGRGDMMVWVEKGEDIALKKVTFGAKPVETVILSSESLPKILDETLTPPSISGSLPPVSEEMRRINNERLAYEDSIRQAYEATMVDESRGNYVTIQQFMKQANNKEMAQKLLSVLTKKDLRDISLEVLQDSETAETNQSEIYCKYVLNPRVELEWLTPYKHFLREQLAALRSPQELIDWTLANVKLVTDQNPQRLRMQPMSVYRERQADDLGRNIFFVAAARSLGWPARINEINGKLQYYTDDHWVDVLWHDQASPIATAPQGTLQLSYTPSKYISDPKYYAHFTISRIVDGKTSLLTFDEEATWSRDFAKGIKLDEGRYLLTTGTRMASGAVLTHSEVFEIKRGETTTIQLTMRESNEGVQVIGSFNAENLYYDLATQTTKSLISTTGRGYYILGLIAPNHEPSNHTLRDIAIYKSALEEWGQSVVLLFESQDAATRFIDEGFDLPAQVVWGIDSEGAILKEIREEMKLTSSSLPIFLICDTFNRVVYIQQGYTINIGEHLVKVLKQL
- a CDS encoding ion transporter, giving the protein MERIKQFKHQLGRVFDTNLDTKQWGNYVDYTIVGLIVLSTLSVFISTFDISEGCERVLHVIDIVTVIIFTIEVSLRIWTADVLSPKYKGFWGRVRYCLTFYGMIDILSTYTFYLAFVFPLPYQVLKSLRVVRVLRIFRYMRSFRLLQQAITSKSKEILISLQVLLVVTLMLSFVLFFYEHEAQPETFDNGMTSVLWAFAQYIGDPGQFAETPPVTPVGQVVAFAVGILGIALFAIPAGLVGAGFSETLEEEAHKETIRKNKEKLHRAFERKLDRPTGFQIVPQHLSICDLQARIGLKVGDILDVVDEAYDFRLINLATTQTIDERPQDKLAVEHFIVNKPYGYYIDRGSKVTIISPSSLADAAIGNFSYYLAMIGGFNYISRELGEMRPYKSYYSFDDRQVEPNLAQYMEDLEVLTSRPGSWTLTPLVASGANEPSYPTIFHFSAGGVKGDESFTGNNLIVQDMEAYQAFYQDLTAELEQRFEMTSDHQRYHNLSSPRLFARHFSEGRGSRNNIVLRIAWSACLWDSRRIAIAKTIADSLNRHFESDIDKEYSPELKIKRSGY